The Geitlerinema sp. PCC 9228 genome includes the window TTAGAACGCACTCAAGACATTATCGATGGTTACAAAGAGCTAGAATTGGATGCTTTGGTTGCTGTGGGTGGCGAGGGTAGTTTGGCCATCTTGCACGACCTTGCCGAAAAAGGCAACTGGAATATGGTGTCGGTTCCCAAAACCATCGACAACGACGTTCCCTTTACCGAACGGTCGGTGGGGTTTGATACGGCAGTGAGTACCATCACCGATGCTTTGGACCGGTTGGTGTTTACCGCTGCCAGCCACGACCGGGTCATGGTGGTGGAAGTGATGGGTCGGGAAGTGGGGCATTTAGCCCTGCATGCCGGGATTTCTGGCGGTGCAGATGTGATTTTGATTCCAGAAATCCCCTATTCCATCGATTCTATTTGCCACCAAATTCGGGAATTGCGCGATCGCTGGGGAAGGCGGTTTGCCATTGTGGTGGTGGCAGAAGGGGCCAAAACCGAAAGCGGCGAATCTCGCTCCTACACCGATGCTTTTGGTGAAGTGCGCCTGCGCGGCATTGGCGAACACATCGCCGAACAAATTGCCCTATGCAGCCATGTAGAGTCCCGGGTAACGGTGTTGGGACACGTACAGCGTGGGGGCGTTCCTTCTCCCCTCGATCGCTTGTTGGGAACGGCTTTTGGAAAATCCGCCGTAGACCTCATTGCCCAGGGATTGTACGGTCATATGGTGGCTTGGCAAAACGGCAAGGTCGTCCCCGTTCCCCTGTCTCAAGTTTTTGCCAAGCAGGTTCGTCCTGTAGATATTCAAGGGGATTTGGTCCAAACAGCCCAAGCCATGGGTGCTTATATTGGCGAACTTTCCAAAAGCCAGTAAAAGCCAAGCGATTTGTTTTAGCTACCTTCGCGCAGTTTGTCCAGGACACTGCGGTCTTCTAGGGTAGAGGTATCGCCGGAGACATCTTGACCGGAAGCGAGGTTGCGCAGCAGGCGACGCATAATTTTGCCCGATCGCGTTTTGGGCAGCGCATCGCTAAAGCGGATCGCCCCAGGACGGGCGATCGCGCCAATTTCACCGGCTACGTGCTGTTTTAATTCTTTTTCTAGTTCTTCGCCGGCGCTGTAATCGCCTTCCAAGGTGACAAAGGCCACAATTTCTTCCCCTTTCATTTCGTCGGGGCGACCCACAACAGCTGCTTCTGCCACGGCCGGATGGGAAACCAGTGCGGATTCAACTTCCATGGTGCCCAATCGGTGTCCGGCGATATTGATGACATCATCAACGCGACCCATGACCCAAAAATAGCCATCTTCATCCTTACGGGCACCGTCGCCAGCAAAATAGAGATACTGTCCCTCCCGAGGCGCGATATGTTCCCAATAGGTGCGGCGGAAGCGGTCCGGATCGCCGTAAACGGTGCGCATCATGCCGGGCCAGGGGTATTTCACCACCAGATAGCCCCCTTCGTTGGTAGCCACCTGATTGCCGTCTAAATCGACAACATCCGCCAAAATGCCGGGGAAAGGTAACGTGGCAGAACCGGGTTTGGTGGGGATAGCACCTGGTAGTGGGGTGACCATAAAGCCGCCGGTTTCCGTTTGCCACCAGGTATCGACAATGGGGCAGCGAGAGTTACCAATCACTTTGTAGTACCACATCCAGGCTTCGGGGTTAATGGGTTCGCCCACCGTTCCCAAAATTCGCAGTGAGGACAAATCGCGGGATTTGGGATGGTGCTCGCCCATTTTGATGAATGCCCGAATCGCCGTGGGGGCGGTATAGAAAATGGTGACACCGTATTTTTCTACAATATCCCACATGCATCCCGGTGCCGAGGGGCGGGGAGCGCCTTCGTACATGACGGTGGTAGCCCCGTTGGAAAGGGGACCGTAGACGATATAGCTGTGTCCGGTAATCCAACCGACGTCAGCGGTACACCAGTATACGTCGGTGTCTTGAATGTCGAAAGCCCATTTTAGGGTGACGTGGGTGTACAAGTTGTAACCGCCGGTGGTATGGACGACGCCTTTGGGTTTGCCGGTGGTGCCGGAGGTGTAGAGGATAAACAGCATGTCTTCGCTGTCGGTGGGTTCGGGGGGACAGTGGGCGGAAACGCCAGCTTTCAGGTCGTGCCACCAGTGGTCGCGCCCTGCTTCCATGTGGACATCCTGTTCGGTACGTTGGACCACCAGGACGTTTTCTACACTGGGAACGCTTTGGTTGGCTAGGGCTTTGTCTACTTGGTCTTTGAGGGGAACAATGGCGTCTTTGCGCCAGCCCCCGTCGGCGGTGATGACGAGTTTGGCAGAAGCGTCGTTGAG containing:
- a CDS encoding ATP-dependent 6-phosphofructokinase, whose translation is MEQGKKRIGILTSGGDCPGLNAVIRSVVSHATLGYDWEVLGIPYATQGFIDRKAISLNVHGMDVHGIDPLLSTGGTILGSINKGDTLERTQDIIDGYKELELDALVAVGGEGSLAILHDLAEKGNWNMVSVPKTIDNDVPFTERSVGFDTAVSTITDALDRLVFTAASHDRVMVVEVMGREVGHLALHAGISGGADVILIPEIPYSIDSICHQIRELRDRWGRRFAIVVVAEGAKTESGESRSYTDAFGEVRLRGIGEHIAEQIALCSHVESRVTVLGHVQRGGVPSPLDRLLGTAFGKSAVDLIAQGLYGHMVAWQNGKVVPVPLSQVFAKQVRPVDIQGDLVQTAQAMGAYIGELSKSQ
- the acs gene encoding acetate--CoA ligase; the protein is MSDSTIESVLSEQRLFHPSEEFSQQAHIKSTEEYQQIYNRAQQDPESFWAELAEKELDWFEKWNQVLDWQPPFAKWFVGGKLNISYNCLDRHLKTWRRNKAALIWEGEPGDSRTYTYAQLHREVCQTANVLKQLGVQKGDRVGIYMPMIPEAAIAMLACARIGAAHTVVFGGFSAEALKDRLNDASAKLVITADGGWRKDAIVPLKDQVDKALANQSVPSVENVLVVQRTEQDVHMEAGRDHWWHDLKAGVSAHCPPEPTDSEDMLFILYTSGTTGKPKGVVHTTGGYNLYTHVTLKWAFDIQDTDVYWCTADVGWITGHSYIVYGPLSNGATTVMYEGAPRPSAPGCMWDIVEKYGVTIFYTAPTAIRAFIKMGEHHPKSRDLSSLRILGTVGEPINPEAWMWYYKVIGNSRCPIVDTWWQTETGGFMVTPLPGAIPTKPGSATLPFPGILADVVDLDGNQVATNEGGYLVVKYPWPGMMRTVYGDPDRFRRTYWEHIAPREGQYLYFAGDGARKDEDGYFWVMGRVDDVINIAGHRLGTMEVESALVSHPAVAEAAVVGRPDEMKGEEIVAFVTLEGDYSAGEELEKELKQHVAGEIGAIARPGAIRFSDALPKTRSGKIMRRLLRNLASGQDVSGDTSTLEDRSVLDKLREGS